One part of the Natronorubrum sediminis genome encodes these proteins:
- a CDS encoding YegP family protein produces the protein MVGFTYQFKFVNASTSGVNQKLFRLYEHYVGEPDSSTDVYGYWLFIFGYVLGGAGLVAFIISYGGAGDSYTLIRASGVTAATGLAFCLFGIVLMLPVRRIGIYVSAIGLLVALAGVVFFGWAYPNNWRELGTDYSVQVIAVYTAGVGLIAGVTALVPILTGRKGMFVDEKETDDPEILTGDAMEGAQFAVFRDENGDWQWNVLHLEALATSDESAVTRPDATESIERVQSQISSAGLMELTTSAFRLFEDREGNWQWTLARDDGSVVGSSTGEFDERDGAENSVSFLKDRGPDADVIEIEGAAFTYAEDRDQWVWQLVDDDRTPLASSEDRYESQERAEEAAQTFAERFDRARVLDIEHVGVELLESEETWTWRFVDDADEVVANASDSFDTRRDAEEASEALLPELDSASVTVAGEATYELYESGSTWRWRLVDETEHVVARNPTDITERSPVESSADEFSAQALEAETVEIDAAEYEVYPAASTTTPDEPGDDLPTTVEEEPTAQTDGGTTLEYNDETGPNWHWRLVTDDREIVAGSTEPHPNANTAADAIRRVREQASEADLIEFEHAAFQVYEADSGEWRWRLIDEDGNVLADSGQEHTSRGEAAEAMMTLKEQAPDAELLEIETAAFELFVNEDDEWGWRLIDEAGKLVAEDPATHPTRGAARQAMNRLLEHLESDIRTMDRAIFQTYAEDEWHWRFVLPSGETVAEGGEAHPTRDELVDSLGDVRESAASAHRHAVGDVAVQLYDNGGWSWRLLDRDREEIADSTVTYDSRVAAKDAAEGLKSHAGDAPIFTIEDAVIRLDGSEDWTWELVDTDRDVSASAVDTASSKDAVLGNVEDVRQLAPKAGRVDFDVASFELVADDEDHWRWRLIDEDGRTIATAAETHESSEAARGALEDVRPLIEEASILEIDSVSFELHTADDGWVWQLVDEYGATMAESTQHYENRTDAREAMNDVKSHAPEGWITFTE, from the coding sequence ATGGTGGGTTTCACTTATCAGTTCAAGTTTGTAAATGCATCGACAAGTGGGGTCAATCAAAAGCTGTTTCGGCTGTATGAACACTACGTCGGCGAACCCGACTCGAGTACTGACGTGTACGGGTACTGGCTGTTCATTTTCGGCTACGTACTCGGTGGTGCGGGGCTCGTGGCGTTCATCATCAGCTACGGTGGGGCTGGTGATTCCTACACGCTCATTCGTGCGTCGGGAGTCACGGCGGCGACCGGACTGGCGTTTTGTCTGTTCGGCATCGTCCTCATGTTGCCGGTCAGGCGAATCGGGATTTACGTGAGTGCTATCGGGCTACTGGTCGCGTTGGCTGGCGTCGTCTTTTTCGGGTGGGCGTATCCCAACAATTGGCGGGAACTCGGAACGGACTACAGCGTCCAGGTTATTGCCGTCTACACGGCCGGTGTCGGCCTGATCGCAGGCGTTACCGCGCTCGTACCGATTCTCACCGGGCGAAAAGGGATGTTCGTCGACGAAAAAGAGACCGACGATCCGGAGATTCTGACCGGCGATGCGATGGAAGGTGCACAGTTCGCCGTCTTCCGCGACGAAAACGGCGACTGGCAGTGGAACGTCCTTCACCTCGAGGCGCTCGCGACGAGCGACGAGAGCGCGGTTACGCGACCAGATGCGACGGAGAGCATCGAACGCGTCCAGTCCCAGATTAGCTCCGCAGGGCTGATGGAACTCACGACGTCCGCGTTCCGACTGTTCGAGGATCGCGAGGGCAACTGGCAGTGGACGCTCGCACGCGACGACGGGAGCGTCGTCGGCTCGAGCACCGGCGAATTCGACGAGCGCGATGGCGCCGAAAACTCCGTAAGTTTCCTCAAAGACCGCGGCCCGGATGCCGACGTTATCGAAATCGAGGGAGCCGCGTTCACGTACGCCGAAGATCGAGATCAGTGGGTCTGGCAACTCGTCGACGACGACCGAACACCACTGGCCTCGAGCGAGGATCGCTACGAATCCCAGGAACGTGCCGAGGAGGCCGCCCAGACGTTCGCCGAACGCTTCGACCGCGCACGCGTGCTCGACATCGAACACGTCGGCGTCGAACTGCTCGAGAGCGAGGAGACGTGGACGTGGCGATTCGTCGACGACGCGGACGAGGTCGTCGCCAACGCCTCCGACAGCTTCGATACGCGCCGTGACGCCGAAGAGGCGTCCGAAGCGCTCTTGCCCGAACTCGATTCGGCGTCGGTCACCGTCGCCGGCGAAGCAACCTACGAACTGTACGAATCCGGCTCGACGTGGCGCTGGCGACTCGTCGACGAAACCGAACACGTCGTCGCCCGAAACCCGACCGATATTACCGAACGTTCGCCAGTCGAATCGAGTGCCGACGAGTTCAGCGCGCAGGCGCTCGAGGCCGAGACGGTCGAGATCGACGCTGCGGAGTACGAGGTCTACCCCGCAGCGTCCACGACCACGCCCGACGAACCGGGAGACGACCTTCCGACGACCGTCGAGGAGGAACCGACAGCCCAGACCGACGGCGGAACGACGCTCGAGTACAACGACGAGACCGGACCGAATTGGCACTGGCGGCTCGTGACGGACGACCGCGAGATCGTCGCCGGAAGTACCGAACCGCATCCGAACGCGAACACGGCGGCCGATGCGATTCGCCGCGTTCGCGAGCAGGCCAGTGAGGCGGACCTCATCGAATTCGAACACGCGGCGTTCCAGGTCTACGAAGCCGACTCCGGCGAGTGGCGCTGGCGGCTCATCGACGAAGACGGCAACGTCCTCGCAGACAGCGGCCAAGAGCACACCTCTCGAGGCGAAGCCGCAGAGGCGATGATGACGCTCAAAGAGCAGGCACCCGACGCCGAGTTACTGGAAATCGAGACCGCCGCGTTCGAACTGTTCGTCAACGAAGACGACGAGTGGGGCTGGCGGCTGATCGACGAAGCTGGCAAACTCGTCGCCGAGGATCCAGCAACGCACCCGACGCGGGGCGCTGCCCGGCAGGCGATGAATCGCTTGCTCGAGCACCTCGAGTCCGACATTCGAACGATGGACCGGGCGATCTTCCAGACGTATGCCGAAGACGAGTGGCACTGGCGATTCGTCTTGCCGTCGGGCGAAACCGTCGCGGAAGGAGGCGAAGCACATCCGACTCGAGACGAACTCGTCGACAGTCTCGGGGACGTTCGAGAGTCGGCCGCATCGGCACACCGCCACGCGGTCGGCGACGTCGCCGTACAGTTGTACGACAACGGCGGCTGGAGCTGGCGACTGCTCGATCGTGACCGCGAGGAAATCGCCGATTCGACCGTCACCTACGACTCTCGAGTGGCTGCGAAAGACGCTGCTGAGGGTCTCAAATCCCATGCTGGCGATGCACCGATCTTCACGATCGAAGACGCGGTAATTCGTCTGGACGGCAGCGAGGACTGGACGTGGGAACTCGTCGACACCGACCGCGACGTGAGCGCGAGTGCAGTCGACACTGCCTCGTCCAAAGATGCGGTCCTCGGAAACGTCGAAGACGTTCGACAACTCGCACCGAAAGCCGGTCGCGTCGACTTCGACGTCGCGTCGTTCGAACTCGTGGCCGACGACGAAGACCACTGGCGCTGGCGGCTCATCGACGAGGACGGTCGAACGATCGCCACCGCCGCAGAGACACACGAGTCGAGCGAGGCCGCTCGAGGCGCACTCGAGGACGTCCGCCCGCTGATCGAGGAAGCGAGCATCCTCGAGATCGACAGCGTCTCCTTCGAACTCCACACAGCGGACGACGGCTGGGTCTGGCAGCTGGTCGACGAGTACGGCGCGACGATGGCCGAGAGCACCCAACACTACGAGAACCGCACGGACGCCCGCGAAGCGATGAACGACGTGAAATCGCACGCGCCAGAGGGCTGGATCACCTTCACCGAGTGA